In Gammaproteobacteria bacterium, one DNA window encodes the following:
- a CDS encoding polyketide cyclase: MLGLFKDSPVVGKASAIIQSPSDKIFDFIGHDLLINYPRWSPEVKELEKITDGPVKLGTVCRQVRIDQGNRSESTFKVKIFEEGSRICFEGVSNPYRCDYVIEAINVADSRVTFVFELLSLDLHVRPFEKLVRIAVQDGTERTVRNIKKLIEADRT; the protein is encoded by the coding sequence ATGCTTGGTTTGTTCAAAGATAGCCCGGTAGTCGGCAAGGCCAGCGCAATCATTCAAAGCCCCAGTGACAAGATTTTTGATTTTATCGGTCACGATCTGCTGATCAACTACCCGCGCTGGTCGCCTGAAGTCAAAGAACTGGAAAAAATCACCGATGGTCCGGTAAAACTCGGAACGGTATGCCGTCAGGTCCGTATCGATCAGGGAAACCGTTCGGAATCGACGTTCAAAGTAAAAATTTTTGAGGAAGGTTCGCGCATTTGCTTTGAAGGTGTTTCCAATCCATACCGCTGTGATTATGTGATTGAAGCGATCAATGTGGCGGATAGCCGGGTGACGTTTGTTTTTGAGCTGTTGAGCCTGGATTTGCATGTGCGGCCGTTCGAGAAGCTCGTACGCATCGCGGTGCAAGACGGTACTGAAAGAACGGTGAGAAATATCAAGAAACTGATTGAAGCGGATCGGACCTGA
- a CDS encoding peroxiredoxin yields the protein MSSLVTHLAPDFTKPAVLPSGAFDENFNFHTHIRNKYAVLFFYPLDFTFVCPPEIIAHSHRAKDFQRRNVEVIGVSVDSHFTHYAWRNTPITQGGIGAIEITLVSDLGGEVMNAYGVSHPNHVALSGSFLIDRKGIVRHQVVNDLPLGRDVDEMLRMVDALQFFEERGELCPAGWKNGEPGMKASPEGVAEYLSHHAEKL from the coding sequence ATGTCTTCGCTCGTCACTCATCTAGCGCCCGATTTTACGAAGCCTGCTGTGTTGCCGAGTGGCGCTTTTGATGAAAATTTCAATTTTCATACCCATATTCGCAACAAATACGCAGTTTTGTTTTTTTATCCTTTGGACTTCACTTTCGTTTGTCCACCGGAAATCATTGCACATTCCCATCGAGCGAAAGATTTTCAGCGGCGGAATGTGGAGGTGATCGGCGTCTCGGTGGATTCCCATTTCACGCATTATGCCTGGCGCAACACACCGATAACCCAAGGCGGGATCGGTGCGATTGAGATTACGCTGGTATCTGATTTGGGCGGCGAGGTGATGAATGCTTACGGAGTCAGTCATCCGAATCATGTGGCGCTGAGCGGCTCATTCTTGATCGACAGAAAAGGAATCGTACGCCATCAGGTAGTTAACGACTTGCCGCTCGGCCGGGATGTTGACGAGATGTTGCGCATGGTCGATGCGCTGCAATTTTTTGAGGAACGTGGAGAGCTCTGCCCGGCAGGTTGGAAAAATGGAGAGCCTGGTATGAAAGCAAGCCCTGAAGGGGTGGCGGAATATCTCAGCCATCACGCGGAAAAGTTATAG
- a CDS encoding PAS domain-containing protein: protein MDFVVEKDPGLIPQVLSKILDSCVNGVTLADPDQEDMPLVYVNKAFEEITGYTLAETVGRNCRFLQGNEHDQAGVKQLQDAIKNKKPVEVVLRNFRKNGELFYNHLLVSPLFDTHGNVLYFLGVQFDITPQIRAEEEIKSLKEQLAALKK from the coding sequence ATGGATTTCGTCGTTGAAAAAGACCCCGGATTAATTCCACAAGTATTGTCCAAGATTCTTGATTCATGTGTAAACGGCGTAACACTGGCGGATCCCGATCAAGAGGATATGCCCTTGGTTTATGTCAATAAGGCATTTGAGGAAATAACCGGGTATACCTTGGCGGAAACGGTGGGCAGAAATTGCCGTTTTTTACAAGGAAATGAGCATGATCAAGCCGGTGTCAAGCAATTACAAGATGCGATCAAGAACAAGAAACCGGTTGAAGTGGTTTTGAGGAACTTTCGTAAAAACGGTGAGTTGTTTTATAACCACTTGCTCGTTTCGCCGCTCTTCGATACGCATGGCAATGTGCTGTATTTCCTGGGTGTGCAATTTGATATCACACCGCAAATCCGGGCGGAAGAGGAAATTAAATCGCTGAAAGAGCAACTGGCTGCACTTAAAAAATGA